The Mercurialis annua linkage group LG2, ddMerAnnu1.2, whole genome shotgun sequence genome contains a region encoding:
- the LOC126669688 gene encoding uncharacterized protein LOC126669688 has translation MRVPICWKKLDKSDKQKAHARLDMRLSILNRQDEDVTRRIDDILKRRSKDCRYKWHQHFLKFDSVDDAIINKPRSCRDDDDWKNLCIYWSNPTVQERCAKNSYNRSMLKILHNQGSMAFVAVRHEIEQNELNGEECDRIELFKRTHYSTGKGWTTIEAEKKYDEMQALLDESSTSIDAMITTDEICDKVLGVRSGYIKGLGYGPKPKRTYTSNSRIQELEESLKASQTECNELKNFYIDLKAQVEQQASWIESLIAAGFRPPPPKQ, from the exons ATGCGAGTGCCTATATGCTGGAAAAAACTTGATAAGTCAGATAAACAAAAAGCTCATGCTCGTCTTGAT ATGAGACTTTCTATTTTGAATCGACAAGATGAAGATGTAACAAGAAgaattgatgatattttgaagCGCCGGAGCAAGGATTGTAGATATAAATGGCACCAGCATTTCTTGAAGTTTGATAGTGTTGATGATGCTATTATTAACAAGCCAAGAAGTTGTAGAGATGATGATGATTGGAAAAATCTTTGCATATATTGGTCCAACCCTACTGTTCAG GAAAGGTGTGCGAAGAACTCATATAATCGATCAATGCTAAAAATCTTGCACAATCAAGGTTCTATGGCTTTTGTTGCTGTCCGACATGAAATT GAGCAAAATGAACTTAATGGCGAAGAATGTGATCGAATTGAACTCTTTAAACGAACACATTATTCAACTGGAAAGGGGTGGACAACTATAGAGGCTGAAAAGAAATAT gaTGAGATGCAGGCTTTGCTTGATGAATCATCCACATCTATTGATGCAATGATAACAACGGATGAGATTTGTGATAAGGTTCTCGGCGTTCGATCCGGCTATATAAAAGGATTAGGATATGGTCCAAAGCCAAAAAGAACTTACACATCTAATTCAAGAATTCAAGAGCTTGAGGAGTCGCTTAAAGCATCTCAAACAGAATGCAATGAGTTAAAAAACTTTTATATTGATTTGAAGGCCCAAGTCGAACAACAAGCTTCATGGATTGAAAGTCTTATTGCAGCAGGATTTCGTCCACCTCCTCCAAAGCAATA G